The sequence below is a genomic window from Ensifer adhaerens.
GCACCCGGTGTTCTGGCAGGGTCCCTCGCTCGGCTTCGACTGGGGCGGACAGGGCAGCCGCGTGATGATGCTTGTCTATAACCTTCCTTCGACCGATGCGGTCTATCAGCGTTTCGGTGGCGTCAGCGGTTCGGCCTATGTGGTCGCCGGCGTCTCCATGACCGTGGTGGAAAATCAGAATATCGTGCTCGTTCCGATCCACACCGGTGTCGGTGCGCGGCTGGGCGTCAATGTCGGCTACCTGAAATTCACCCCGACTCCCACATGGAACCCCTTCTGACACGCGCCTTGCTGACCGCAATTTCCACGCGTAGTATGAGAGTAGCCGGCCACATCCCCGGAAAAGCGATTTCACAGTGATTGAATACATTCTGCTCTTTTCGCTCGGGTTCCTGACGGCGGTTCTGGTCACCGTTCTGGTCGCGCCGGCCGTGCGTCGCCGCATCGTTCATTTCACCGAGAATCGTATTCGCGCCACCGTGCCGCTGAGCGCGGCGGAGCTGCGTGCGCAGACCGACATGGTGCGTGCGACCTATGCTGCCGAAAACGCCAAGCTGGGCGTTGCTGTCAAGCGCGAACGGGAGAAGGGGCTGGCGCACGAGTTGACGGCAGACCGCCTGCGCGGCGAACTGAAGGCCGCTGTCAGCGAAGCGGCATCGCTTTCCGATCAGATCACCAATCTGCGGACGGAATTGGAGGTGCGCGGGGCAGAGCTTGGCGAGCGCGACAGCGAGCTGGAACGCGCCCGCGCCGAAATCCAGGTGCGCGACGCGCTTCTTGCCGAGGCGGAGCGCCGCGCGCAGGAGCTTGGCATCGAGGCCGAGCACCTTGGAGGGTTCGTCGATTACGGGAAGATTGACCTGGCGGTGCGCGAAACCGAGATCGAAAACCTGAAATCGACCATCAACCAGCTCAAGGGTGAGCGCGACCATTTGCGCAACGAACTCAAGGCGGCGGAGCAGCGCGCGCGTGACGCCGAGTTCAAGATGGAAGAAAGCCACGGTCGTGTCTCCAGCCTGAAGCAGCGGCTCGATGACGAGGTTGCCCGCAATGCCGAGATGGACGAGTCGCTCGACCGGCGCATGCGAGAGCTGGAGAAGCTCAAGGAAAAGCTGGCCGGTATTGCCCGGCCTGCGGCTGCAGAGGTCGCTGCGCCGCCGCTCGACCCCGAGCAGGCCGGACACGAGGAGCCAGACGAACCGGTGCCCGCTGTGTCGGAAGGGTCCGATGCGCGAAGCGCCAAGGTGGAGCCTCAGCCCGCCGAAATGGATCAGCCGAAATTTGCGGAAAGCATCCGCAATGATGCCCGAAACGTCGCTGACGAGCTTGCCGGCCCCGCCGATCCGTCCCGTGACGGCGAGTTGCGGAACGAGATCGCCTCTATCGCCGCCCGCATGGTGGCGCTGACGGCCACGCGGGAGGGCGATGAGTCACCCTTGATGGGTGTTCTCGAAGCAGCCAATTCGGATCCCGCTCGTGGCCGAATCAGCCTTGCGGCGCGCGCTGCGCGCGCTCTGGCCGGCAAAGACGCCTGACCACCCTTTATTCCGGCAGAATGCCCATGCCATGGGCCAACTCATGCAATGACAAGGCCGCGGCGGTTGCGACGTTCAGGCTGTCAAGGCCTGGCATCTGCGCGATGCGGGCCGTGTTGATCCGCGCCATCAGGGCCGGCGGCAGGCCTTCGCCTTCAGTTCCCAGAAGCAGAGCGGTGCGATCGCTGGCCGGAATGGCCCGCAACGCGTGTCTGCCGGCCGGCGAGAGGCCCCAGACGGCAAATCCGGCCTGATCCAGCTTCGCGAGGATTTCGTCGATGCTGCCACCTCTGTGGAACGGGACGGTGAGTACGGAGCCGACGGAAACGCGGATCGCCTTGCGATAGAGCGGGTCGCAGCTCGTCTCATCGAGAATGACAAGGCTCGCACCGAAGGCGGCGCTGTTGCGAAAGATCGCGCCCGCGTTGTCATGGTTTGAAATGCCGGCGAGAACCGTCACGAGCGCTCTTTCGGACAGGCGGGCAAGTGCCTCGTCGAGCGGTCGCGGCTCCGGCTTGCGGCCCAGCGCCAGCACGCCCCGATGCAGGTGAAAGCCGGCGATGGCGTCGATGACGGCCGCAGTGGCCGTATAAACAGGGACGTCTGGCGGGAAGCGGTCCAGCGTGTCGGCTATGCCGGCCAGCCGGTTCTCCAGCACCAGAATTTTCTCCGCCCGGAAACCGTTCTCCTGGCCGTGCGCCGCGGCGAGCATGTTGAGGACGACGGTACCTTCGGCGATAAAGCGCCCGGTGCGACCGACGAGGTCACGTTCGCGGATATCACGGAATTCGGCGACAGCCGGATCGTTTGCGTCCTCTACGCGGATCGGCAATGGGCGTGTCCGGTTCAAGGCCCGCCGACCGCGATTTCGGCATCGACGCGGCCGCGACGCAGATTGAAGACCAGCATCTTGCGTTTGCCGTCCTTGTCCGTGCCGTCGAAGAGGATGCGGTCGCCGGAGAGTTGGGTCGTGTTGACCTTGAAGCCCTCTGGCAGCGCTGCCTTGACCATGGTCGAGCCTTCGTTCGGCACGTCCTCGGTGATGGCGGGTCCGCGGCTTGCCTCGTTCGCCCGGTTCGCCTTATAGACAATGGCGATCAGGACAGCCATAAGGGCGACAACCATGATCCCGGCCGAGACGAGTTGCAGGCGGATCATCTTGCGGCGCACTTTTTCAAGCACCGGGTCAAGCGGCTTTTCGTCCTGTTCGTCGTGATCGATCTTGCTCATGTCTGCTTCAGGCCCTTTTTCACGGGAATGTCATGACCGTCCTTAAACAAGCTTCGGCGAATAGGAAAGTCCTTGAAGTCGATGATGCGGCATCGGGTCGCCTCGATAGCTGGCTGAGCGCCGCGCTGGATGGTGAAATTTCGCGCAGCCGCGCAAAGGCTTTGATCGAGGGCGGGGCGGTGTCGATCAACGGCAGCGTCATCACGGAGCCGAAGAAGAAAATCCGTCCGGGCGACGAAGTCATCATCGACATGCCGGAGCCGGAAGACCCGGAACCGCAGGGCGAGGATATTCCGCTCGACGTTCTTTACGAGGATGACGACCTCATCGTCATTGCCAAGCCCGCCGGTCTCGTCGTGCATCCGGGTGCCGGCAACTGGACGGGGACGCTGGTCAACGCGTTGATCCATCATTGCGGCACGAGCCTGTCCGGCATCGGCGGCGTCAAGCGGCCGGGCATCGTGCATCGTCTCGACAAGGAAACGAGCGGCGTCATGGTGGCGGCGAAGAACGACAATGCCCATAGGCATCTGTCCGCGCAGTTTGCCGACCACGGTCGGACCGGGCCGCTGGAACGGGCCTATCTGGCGCTGGTCTGGGGGCGCCCGCGCAATCTGAAGGGTACGATCGACGCGCCCCTCGGCCGCGCCGGCGATCGCACGAAGCGGGCCGTGAAGCATGAGGCGAGCGACGACGCGCGCGAGGCAATCACGCATTACGAGGTGGTCGAGCGATTTCTGGAAAAGCCGGATGCGACTGCGCAGGCTTGTCTTGTCGAATGCCGGCTGGAGACGGGTCGTACGCACCAGATCCGCGTGCACATGGCCCATCTCGGGCATCCGCTGATCGGCGACCCGGAATATGGCGCCGCCTTCAAGACCAAGGCGAACCGTCTGCCCGAAGATGCACGCGCCGCCGTCAATGGTTTCCATCGTCAGGCGCTGCATGCCTATCTGCTGCAATTCGAGCATCCGTCGACAGGGGAAACAATGCATTTCGAAGCGCCGATCCCCGATGACATGCACTTCGTCATCGAGGCGCTGCAATCCGCAGAGTAACGTTGGAACTGAAAGTCAGGCTACGCGTTACGAAACTGTAATTCGCAATCCTTGAAAGTGTCTCATTCCAGACTTATTTGATTTCACATCCGGAAGTGGGGCCTCGGGAGAAGGACTGCTTGCCGGTACGGCTTGCCTGATGGAAGCCGAACCCAAAAAAGAGAGGGGTGCTTTATGGCCCGTACATCATTGCCGTCCATTGCCGCCGGTGAAGGCGGACTCAATCGCTATCTGGACGAAGTCCGCAAGTTTCCCATGCTGGAGCCCCAGCAGGAATACATGCTTGCCAAGCGTTATCAGGAACATGACGACCGCAAGGCCGCCCATCAGCTCGTGACGAGCCATCTGCGCCTCGTGGCGAAGATTGCCATGGGCTATCGCGGCTACGGCCTGCCGATCGGCGAAGTCATTTCCGAGGGCAATGTCGGCCTCATGCAGGCCGTCAAGAAATTCGACCCTGAAAAGGGCTTCCGGCTGGCCACCTATGCCATGTGGTGGATCAAGGCGTCGATCCAGGAATATATCCTGCGTTCGTGGTCGCTCGTGAAGATGGGCACGACCGCCAACCAGAAGCGTCTGTTCTTCAACCTGCGTCGCCTGAAGGGGCGCCTGCAGGCGATCGAGGATGGCGATCTGAAGCCGGACCAGGTGACGGAAATCGCCACCAAGCTTGGCGTTCCGGAAGAAGACGTCATTTCGATGAACCGTCGTCTGTCCGGCGATGCCTCGCTTAACGCGCCGATCAAGTCGGCCGATGGCGATTCCGGCCAGTGGCAGGATTGGCTTGCCGACGATCACGACAGCCAGGAAACTGTTCTGATCGAACAGGACGAGATGGATGCGCGCAAGGCGATGCTGTCGCGCGCTCTCAAGGTGCTGAACGAGCGCGAGCGCCGCATTTTCGAAGCACGGCGGCTTTCGGAGGAGCCCGTGACGCTGGAAGAACTGTCGGCCGAGTTTGATGTCTCGCGTGAGCGTGTCCGCCAGATCGAGGTGCGCGCTTTTGAAAAGGTCCAGGAAGCGGTTCGCAAGATTGCCTTGGAACAGGCATCGGCCCTGCGTGTCGTGGAAGCCTGATGCGCCGAGCCTGAAGGTTCCGATATGAAAAGACCGGCGGGAGAACACTCCCGCCGGTCTTTTTTTGCCTGATCTTGCCTACTGCGCCGGCGGAGGGCTCGGCGTCGGTATGTTGCTGGCGCCGCTGGCCTGCCAGCTGGAAATGACCTCGTCGAATACCTTTTCCCCTTCAGGCCCCTTCTGCAATGTCAACAATGCACGGCGGCCGTTGGAATAGGTGA
It includes:
- a CDS encoding tRNA G18 (ribose-2'-O)-methylase SpoU — its product is MPIRVEDANDPAVAEFRDIRERDLVGRTGRFIAEGTVVLNMLAAAHGQENGFRAEKILVLENRLAGIADTLDRFPPDVPVYTATAAVIDAIAGFHLHRGVLALGRKPEPRPLDEALARLSERALVTVLAGISNHDNAGAIFRNSAAFGASLVILDETSCDPLYRKAIRVSVGSVLTVPFHRGGSIDEILAKLDQAGFAVWGLSPAGRHALRAIPASDRTALLLGTEGEGLPPALMARINTARIAQMPGLDSLNVATAAALSLHELAHGMGILPE
- a CDS encoding 23S rRNA pseudouridine1911/1915/1917 synthase, which encodes MTVLKQASANRKVLEVDDAASGRLDSWLSAALDGEISRSRAKALIEGGAVSINGSVITEPKKKIRPGDEVIIDMPEPEDPEPQGEDIPLDVLYEDDDLIVIAKPAGLVVHPGAGNWTGTLVNALIHHCGTSLSGIGGVKRPGIVHRLDKETSGVMVAAKNDNAHRHLSAQFADHGRTGPLERAYLALVWGRPRNLKGTIDAPLGRAGDRTKRAVKHEASDDAREAITHYEVVERFLEKPDATAQACLVECRLETGRTHQIRVHMAHLGHPLIGDPEYGAAFKTKANRLPEDARAAVNGFHRQALHAYLLQFEHPSTGETMHFEAPIPDDMHFVIEALQSAE
- a CDS encoding RNA polymerase sigma-32 factor, with protein sequence MARTSLPSIAAGEGGLNRYLDEVRKFPMLEPQQEYMLAKRYQEHDDRKAAHQLVTSHLRLVAKIAMGYRGYGLPIGEVISEGNVGLMQAVKKFDPEKGFRLATYAMWWIKASIQEYILRSWSLVKMGTTANQKRLFFNLRRLKGRLQAIEDGDLKPDQVTEIATKLGVPEEDVISMNRRLSGDASLNAPIKSADGDSGQWQDWLADDHDSQETVLIEQDEMDARKAMLSRALKVLNERERRIFEARRLSEEPVTLEELSAEFDVSRERVRQIEVRAFEKVQEAVRKIALEQASALRVVEA